Proteins found in one Amphiprion ocellaris isolate individual 3 ecotype Okinawa chromosome 22, ASM2253959v1, whole genome shotgun sequence genomic segment:
- the shha gene encoding sonic hedgehog protein — MLLWTKIVLVGLICLSLVSSGMGCGPGRGYGRRRHPKKLTPLAYKQFIPNVAEKTLGASGRYEGKITRNSERFKELTPNYNTDIIFKDEENTGADRLMTQRCKDKLNSLAISVMNQWPGVKLRVTEGWDEDGHHFEESLHYEGRAVDITTSDRDKSKYGTLSRLAVEAGFDWVYYESKAHIHCSVKAENSVAAKSGGCFPGSSTVTLQDGTKKPVKDLQSGDRVLAADERGNPIYTDFIMFIDQDSTTRRLFYVIETDAGQKITLTAAHLLFVARNGSTETHRGMSAVFASQVRPGQSVFVFDDAERLVPVTVKRIYTQTNEGSFAPVTVQGTVVVDQVLASCYAVIEDHDLAHWALAPVRLAHWVSSLLFSSQQPPASAQSDGVHWYSKILYQLGTWLLDSHSIHPLGMSVSPS, encoded by the exons ATGCTGCTCTGGACCAAAATCGTTTTGGTCGGTCTCATCTGCTTGTCCTTGGTGTCTTCTGGGATGGGATGCGGACCGGGCAGGGGCTACGGCAGGAGAAGACACCCGAAGAAGCTGACACCTCTTGCGTACAAGCAGTTCATCCCCAACGTGGCGGAGAAGACCCTCGGGGCAAGCGGCAGATATGAAGGCAAGATCACAAGAAACTCCGAGCGATTTAAAGAACTGACTCCCAATTATAACACAGACATCATATTCAAGGATGAGGAGAACACCGGTGCCGACAGGCTAATGACTCAG AGATGTAAAGACAAGCTGAACTCGCTGGCCATCTCAGTGATGAACCAGTGGCCCGGGGTGAAGCTGCGGGTCACCGAGGGCTGGGACGAGGACGGACACCACTTCGAGGAGTCGCTCCACTACGAGGGCAGGGCTGTGGACATCACCACCTCAGACAGGGACAAGAGCAAATACGGCACTCTGTCCAGGCTGGCGGTGGAAGCAGGATTCGACTGGGTCTATTACGAatccaaagctcacatccactGCTCTGTGAAAGCAG aaaactcagTGGCAGCAAAGTCAGGCGGCTGCTTCCCGGGATCCTCCACGGTCACCCTGCAGGATGGCACCAAGAAGCCGGTCAAAGATCTCCAAAGCGGCGACCGGGTCCTGGCAGCGGACGAGCGTGGGAACCCGATTTACACCGACTTCATCATGTTCATCGACCAAGACTCGACGACGAGGAGGCTCTTCTACGTGATCGAAACCGACGCGGGCCAGAAAATAACCCTCACCGCCGCGCACCTCCTCTTCGTCGCGCGGAACGGCTCCACGGAGACGCACCGGGGGATGTCGGCGGTTTTCGCCAGCCAGGTCCGACCGGGACAGAGCGTGTTCGTGTTTGATGACGCCGAGCGACTCGTGCCTGTCACCGTAAAACGGATTTACACGCAAACAAACGAGGGCTCCTTTGCGCCGGTGACCGTGCAGGGGACCGTCGTGGTGGATCAGGTCCTTGCGTCCTGTTACGCAGTGATCGAAGACCACGACCTGGCGCACTGGGCCCTGGCACCTGTCCGGCTCGCCCACTGGGTGTCCTCGTTGCTGTTCAGTTCCCAGCAGCCTCCAGCCAGTGCGCAGAGCGACGGAGTGCACTGGTACTCCAAAATCCTTTATCAATTAGGGACATGGCTCTTGGACAGCCACTCGATCCATCCACTTGGGATGTCAGTATCCCCGAGTTGA